AGCAGGTCTTCTCCCAGCATCCCGAGAAGCAGCAGACAGACGCCACgggccccctccctgcaccccccctcAGCCTTGGGGGACTCCCAGGCCGATCACCCGGCcgcctcccttccctccagcctgGGCCAGCAGCCAAGAGGCAAATTCCTGCCCGGGACTCAGCGTCCCAGCGGCTGGGGCTGACTCAGTGGGGGCCCCCCTGTCCCCACTCACACTCCCCTTCCCAAGGGCCCCGGCCCCCACCTTGTTCTTCTTGCCGAAGGGCCAGCGCTTGGCACGGCTGCGGCCCGGGCCTCGGAGCTCAGGCCGTCCATCGGAGGGGGTGCCCAGGCTGCTGTCTGAGGGCACGCGGTTCATGGGCTGGCTGAAGTCTTCAAATTCCACGTCACCAGGGCGGGCAAAGCCTGACTTGTGCAGCTCGATCAGGACCTGGGAGTcctgcaggagggagcaggggcaaGCAGTCAGGGGCAAGACCAGATGCCTAGCCTCTGGGGTCCTTCAACTTCCCACCTGTCAGCCCACTCGCCCAGGACCAGATACACACGTTCTTGGCATCTACAGCATCTGCGGCCACCTTCATGCCCTCCAGACACTTGGCGATGATGGGCACCACCTGCAGCTCAGCCTCGGACAGGAGCCCATACCCGGCCCCCAGGTGGGTGGCCCGCCGCTCATCCATGTCCTGCAGCTtctgcagagacagaggcaggggcgCTAATGGGACCAGCAGCAGCGATTCAATCCGCAAACACGATGGGGTGCCACACTGGCCCCAGCCCCAAGCCTAGTCTGGTGGGGAAAACACAAAATCGAAGAGACGTCCAGCCCGGGGTGGCCAGAGGCTAAGAGGGGAGTTTGAGGAGCACCAGCCTCGCCTAGGGAGTCAGGAAAGGATTCTCAAAGGAGGTGACCACGAAGCCAGGGCTTTGAACCCACCGAGAGCACACCCAACATAGATATTGCCAGTCCCAGGTGGAGGAGAGCAAGAGACTAAAGATGAAGACAGGAAATTTGAGGCCTTTCAGAGGGACTGTTAGAGCTGGGGCTTAGAAGAATGAATAggagtttcagaaaaaaagaaagacatcctGGCAGAAAGAGTTAGAGACAGAGCTCACTGCTGTTTTTAATTCCCTTCCAATTTAGAGATCGGGACATTGCAGCtaaggttttgacaaatgtgtaagaGTCGGGTAACTGTATTTTTCAGGAGGGTAGGCTGGGGGCTTAGAACACTCACATCAAAAATCTGGGGCATCTGGGAAAAATAGAAGTGGGCCTGGTCTCGGTTGAAGCGCTGGAGCTGGGCTGCATACTCATTTTTGCTCTCCTCTGCCATGTGACTTCGAAGGTGGGCTTGTTGCTTGGCCTGAGGAATATCGAGGCAGGGGTCACGGCCAGGTTCTGCACCCCCCCCAACCAGACCTCCAAACCATCCCAGACCCCACAGGTACCTTCTCCACATCAGCCTTGGTGGCATTAATATCCTGATCGAGTCGCTCAGCGGTCTGGGCTGCCTTTTCAGCCTCCCGGCAGTCCCGTTCAAACTTGCGCTTACTCTGCCGGGGACAGAACCAGAAGGAGGAAGTAGGTGAGAAATCAAGGTTTCAGAGACTGGTGGGACATCACCCAGCAAATGCAGGGCAACGGGCATGCTGGGAACCCATGGGACAGAGGGGCCCCAGGCCAGACAATGCAGGCAGTTCCATGGATCAGCAAACCCTCAGCCAGCTCCTTAGGGCCAGAGGTACCCATCTCCACGCCCCCAGACTCACATTCTCCAGCTGTTTGAAGCCACTTTCCAGCTGCTGCTGAGCCCGACGGCCTTCCTGAAAGTGCTGTGCAAAACGGAGATGGTTAGGCTCACCTGGGTCGAGGTAGCAGTCCTCAAGACCCAGAGAGGGGATCCCTCACCATCTTTCTCTCCTGTTTCATCTCCTGTGAGTACTTGGCCAGCTCGAGACACACACGGACGCTGAGGTTCTCAGCCACCAGCTCGCGCTGGCCCGCAAAGTCATTCACCTCCTGGAGAATCTGCACAAAGGACTGCTGCTGGCTGAACCTAGGGTAAGATGGGCAGAGGCAGCAAGCCAGGGTCAGGAGGCCACCCCCGCCACCCAGGGAAGCCAGATGCCCTAGGACCCACCTCCATATGGGAACGGGAAAGCCCCAACACATTCCTCCTGGAAGCAATCATAAATTCTGGTTCATATCCCTTACCCCAAACCCTTCAGTGGGATGCATTTTGGAACTCAGAACTTTTCAGGTTCAGAAAGGGGATATAATGCTTATACCATCTTTTATGCAGCACCCCAGTGGGGTCAGGGGCAGCATCCTGAATCAAACACCATAAATATTTTTGCAGCGAGAGATATTACTATTCACAGtaagaagaataaaaaccaaGGACGTGATGAACGTGAAGTCAGGTCAGAGGCTGCTGCCACACAAGCTACCAAAACAATTTTTTCACTTCTAGAGCTCTTTGGATTCGGGAACTGGGGATGTGGCAAAAAGCGAAATGCTCCTATGGTGGACTAACTATGGGCTAGGCACTGCTTCAGTGCAAGATCTGTTATTCTCTGCATGAGCCGTACAAGATCATCATCATCCcgtttcacaggtgaggaaaacAGGCACAAAACATAAATCAATGACCCAGAGTCACTTGTTGAGTGAGTGCTGGAGCCCCGCTCAATAGAAGAGGCAAATGGAAAACTCAAGTCAATTGCCCAGAGTCGTAGGGCTGGAAAATAACGGGATTTCGATTCCAGCACAGGTGATTCAGGTTCTCCATCCATGCTCATTCCTCTAGGTGGGAAATGAAGCAAAAGGTGAGGGCCTTACCGCCTAGCTGGGGGAGAGGAAGTAAGACCAACACACgctccccaggcgcccccaaatcTAGCCTGGCAATTCCTCTCCATCCTTACTTGGATTCTGGGTCATCCTTGGCAGGTCTCTTGGGCAGGTATTTTTTCACCAGGCTCCtaatggagagaggcagaaaggctgagcccccagccctccaACAGCTTCCCCAAGCCCCAGGCCGGTCCCCCCTAGGGTCTCACCTCAGTTGCTTTGCATAAGCCTGCTCCACCTCGGTCCGCTCTTTCACGAATTTCACATATCTG
This window of the Canis lupus dingo isolate Sandy chromosome 20, ASM325472v2, whole genome shotgun sequence genome carries:
- the TRIP10 gene encoding cdc42-interacting protein 4 isoform X3, whose amino-acid sequence is MDWGTELWDQFEVLERHTQWGLDLLDRYVKFVKERTEVEQAYAKQLRSLVKKYLPKRPAKDDPESKFSQQQSFVQILQEVNDFAGQRELVAENLSVRVCLELAKYSQEMKQERKMHFQEGRRAQQQLESGFKQLENSKRKFERDCREAEKAAQTAERLDQDINATKADVEKAKQQAHLRSHMAEESKNEYAAQLQRFNRDQAHFYFSQMPQIFDKLQDMDERRATHLGAGYGLLSEAELQVVPIIAKCLEGMKVAADAVDAKNDSQVLIELHKSGFARPGDVEFEDFSQPMNRVPSDSSLGTPSDGRPELRGPGRSRAKRWPFGKKNKTVVTEDFSHLPPEQQRKRLQQHLEERNRELQKEVDQREALKKMKDVYEKTPQMGDPASLEPRITETLNNIERLKLEVQKYEAWLAEAESRVLSNRGNSLGRHTRPPDPPASAPPDSSSSNSGSQDNKESSEEPLSEEGQDAPIYTEFDEDFEEEPASPIGHCVAIYHFEGSSEGTISMAEGEDLSLMEEDKGDGWTRVRRKQGGEGYVPTSYLRVTLN
- the TRIP10 gene encoding cdc42-interacting protein 4 isoform X5; this translates as MDWGTELWDQFEVLERHTQWGLDLLDRYVKFVKERTEVEQAYAKQLRSLVKKYLPKRPAKDDPESKFSQQQSFVQILQEVNDFAGQRELVAENLSVRVCLELAKYSQEMKQERKMHFQEGRRAQQQLESGFKQLENSKRKFERDCREAEKAAQTAERLDQDINATKADVEKAKQQAHLRSHMAEESKNEYAAQLQRFNRDQAHFYFSQMPQIFDKLQDMDERRATHLGAGYGLLSEAELQVVPIIAKCLEGMKVAADAVDAKNDSQVLIELHKSGFARPGDVEFEDFSQPMNRVPSDSSLGTPSDGRPELRGPGRSRAKRWPFGKKNKPRPPPLSPLGGPLPSALPNGPPSPRSGLDPLAILSEISKSVKPRLASFRSLRGSRGTVVTEDFSHLPPEQQRKRLQQHLEERNRELQKEVDQREALKKMKDVYEKTPQMGDPASLEPRITETLNNIERLKLEVQKYEAWLAEAESRVLSNRGNSLGRHTRPPDPPASAPPDSSSSNSGSQDNKESSEEPLSEEGQDAPIYTEFDEDFEEEPASPIGHCVAIYHFEGSSEGTISMAEGEDLSLMEEDKGDGWTRVRRKQGGEGYVPTSYLRVTLN
- the TRIP10 gene encoding cdc42-interacting protein 4 isoform X2; this encodes MQEDQTAQQGTQKLHFPMSLRTDFPSLPWGGGSQPEHRLLDQFEVLERHTQWGLDLLDRYVKFVKERTEVEQAYAKQLRSLVKKYLPKRPAKDDPESKFSQQQSFVQILQEVNDFAGQRELVAENLSVRVCLELAKYSQEMKQERKMHFQEGRRAQQQLESGFKQLENSKRKFERDCREAEKAAQTAERLDQDINATKADVEKAKQQAHLRSHMAEESKNEYAAQLQRFNRDQAHFYFSQMPQIFDKLQDMDERRATHLGAGYGLLSEAELQVVPIIAKCLEGMKVAADAVDAKNDSQVLIELHKSGFARPGDVEFEDFSQPMNRVPSDSSLGTPSDGRPELRGPGRSRAKRWPFGKKNKTVVTEDFSHLPPEQQRKRLQQHLEERNRELQKEVDQREALKKMKDVYEKTPQMGDPASLEPRITETLNNIERLKLEVQKYEAWLAEAESRVLSNRGNSLGRHTRPPDPPASAPPDSSSSNSGSQDNKESSEEPLSEEGQDAPIYTEFDEDFEEEPASPIGHCVAIYHFEGSSEGTISMAEGEDLSLMEEDKGDGWTRVRRKQGGEGYVPTSYLRVTLN